CGTCATAACACGTTTTTGAGGGTAGTTTTTGAGGGAGTACAAGAGGTTCGATCACCATCCCATGAAACCATGGGGGAAACTGGAATCACTATAGACAAGCGATCGCTGGGTTGACGGATCGACCATGCCACTTTGATAATCGGTCTGACCCCATCGGGCCCGATCGCTCACTCAGAGGCAACTGGCATGAAGACAACGTCGCCCACTATTCTGGCACTTGATTTTGATGGTGTCTTGTGCGATGGACTAATTGAATATGTTCAGACGGCATGGCAAGCCTATAGCCGCATCTGGTCGCCGGGATCAGATCAGCCACCGGCAGGTCTAGCTGAGCGCTTTTACCGCCTGCGTCCGGTGGTGGAGACGGGCTGGGAGATGCCGCTGCTGCTGCGATCGCTCCTATTGGGAAGTGCCGATGCCGACATTCTGAACGACTGGCCCACCCTCGCCCACGATCTGGTCACCGCTGAGCAACTGGACAGTGCCCACCTAGCTGCCACCGTGGATGGCGTTCGGGATGAGTGGATTGCCCGAGACGTAGACCATTGGCTAGCCCAGCATCGCTTCTATCCTGGGGTGATCGCCCGATTGCAGGAGGCGATCGCTGAATGTACCGTGGCGATTGTCACGACCAAGGAAGGACGATTTGTCACGCAACTCTTGCAGCAGCAAGGTATTCAGCTTGATCCATCCGTGATCCTAGGTAAAGAAGTTAAGCAACCTAAGTATCAAACCCTACGCCAGTTGCGATCGCGCTATGGAAGCCAAAGTGTCATTTGGTTTGTAGAAGATCGCCTCAAGGCATTACAGTCGGTGCAGGGGCAGTCTGATCTGCATGACGTGCACCTATTTCTTGCCGACTGGGGATACAACACCGAGAGCGATCGCGCCCTAGCCCAGCAGTCTGCTGCCATTGATCTAATCTCCCTAGCCACCTTCAGTCAACCGTTTAGTCATTGGCCGAGTCATCGGGGTGGTTCTGCTTCAACTTGAGGGGGGCTGATCCATCTTGATTCTCAGCAGGATCCTCAGCGGGATCGTCACCTGCCGCATCACGGAGGGGTGAACCATTGAGATCGCCAGGTAAAAGCCCCAAGCGCATGCCCTCCATCTCGCTACAGATACGATAGGTATTGCGCCCCTGTCGCTTGGCTTCATAGAGGGCGGAGTCGGCCATGCGAATCAGAATTTCTGGAAAGTTATTGCGGGTAGGAATATAGGTGGCAACACCAATACTAATAGTGACGTGGGAGGAAATTTGGGTGACTTCGTGACGGATTTCCATGGCCCGAACGCCTGCCCCAATGGTTTTAGCCACCTGGATGGCTCCCTCTTGCTCCGTATTCGGCAAGATCACCGCAAATTCCTCACCGCCATAGCGAGCCACTAGATCCGCTGGCCGTTTGACCAACTGGCTGATCAAATTGGCCACCATCCGCAGGCAGCGATCGCCCTCTTGGTGACCGTGGGTATCGTTGTAATACTTGAAGAAATCAATATCACACATGAGCAACGAGAGGGGTTGGCGATCGCGCATCAGCCTGCGCCACTCATGGTCTAGATATTGATCAAACCGGCGGCGGTTGGCAACCTGGGTAAGACCATCCAAAAACGCAATGCGCTGCAGTTTCTGATTGGCTTGCTTCAACTCTTCGTGCAGTTCGGCCTGCTGGATAGCAATGCTAAATTGAGTCGCCAGTTGCTGCAGCAAGCGCACTTCTCCCGGCTTCCAATGGCGAATAACCTTGCACTGCTGTACAATCATCAGCCCCCACAGCGTTTCCCCCTGAAGCAGCGGCACCACAAGCTGAGCCCGGATGTTGAAATATTCCAAAAATTCTTGCTGATGGGGCTTCAGGGACTGCGCGTAGATATCCTCCACCGCCAGCACTCGGCCATTTTGGTAGAGCGACAGGTATTTTTTCTCCAGCGTCCAGGGATCACGAACAATCCAACCCAGCATCGAGATCTGGTCATTGGCCAAGGATTCTTCAATCACCAATCCCGTGCCGTCGGCTTCCAGATGCTGAATAATGACCCGATCCACCTCCAGCAGGTTGCGAATATCGGTGGTGATAGTGGTGAGAATTTCATCCAGCTTTAGCGACTGGCGAATATGTTGAGCGATCGCCCCTAGCACCTGCTCGCGATGCACCTGCTCCCGCAACTCCTGTTCCACCCGCTTGCGATCGGTAATATCGCGATTACTCGACCGGATGCCTCGCCATTCCCCCTGATCGCTATAGACCGGCTGCGACATGTGCGATAGCCAACGCACATGCCCACTGCGCGTCACGATCCGAAAGTCGAGGGAGGTAGGAGCATTCATCGCCTGGGTTTGGGCCATGCCTACCTGGGGGCGATCGTCGGGATATACTAGTTGCTCTAACAGGCTGGGATCTTGAACAAATTCACTCACGCTATAGCCGGTTAACCGTTGACAGGAGGGAGACATGTAGAGAAATTGCCCATCTGGGCCCACCCAATATTCCCAGTCTTCGGTGAAATCTGCCACGGTGCGGAAGCGTTCTTCACTGTCACGTAGAGCCAGTTCAGCCCGTTTGCGATCGCTCACGTCTTGAATCAACACATAAAACCCCGCCCCCTGGGGCTGCTGTTGGGGAATGTAGTCTACCTGCATATCATGAAAGCGCCCAGCGGCATCAGCTAGGGACATTTCAAACTGTAGGGTGCGCCCCATGAGCACACCGTTAATGTAAGGCAAAATCGTATCGTAGACATCAGAAGGCATCACCTCTTGCAGCGATCGCCCAAGAATTTGATCCGTTCGTCGATTAAACCACGTCGCATAGCGCTGGTTGACAAACTGATGGCGCTGCTGAGCATCAATTTGGGCAATCATCACGGGCACGGAGTCGGTAATCTGACGCAGTTGGGCTTCTCGTTCCTGCAGAGACTCTTCTGCTTGGTGCCGTTCTGTGGTGTCACGGCCGACTGACTGAAAGCGCAACAGGTTACCCATTTCATCAAAAATGGCGCGATCGCTCCACAGTTGCCAGCGATATTCACCATTGGCCGCCACTACCTGATGC
This DNA window, taken from Candidatus Obscuribacterales bacterium, encodes the following:
- a CDS encoding HAD family hydrolase; its protein translation is MKTTSPTILALDFDGVLCDGLIEYVQTAWQAYSRIWSPGSDQPPAGLAERFYRLRPVVETGWEMPLLLRSLLLGSADADILNDWPTLAHDLVTAEQLDSAHLAATVDGVRDEWIARDVDHWLAQHRFYPGVIARLQEAIAECTVAIVTTKEGRFVTQLLQQQGIQLDPSVILGKEVKQPKYQTLRQLRSRYGSQSVIWFVEDRLKALQSVQGQSDLHDVHLFLADWGYNTESDRALAQQSAAIDLISLATFSQPFSHWPSHRGGSAST
- a CDS encoding diguanylate cyclase, which gives rise to MDHAPLVASPNTSLADALALMTPDSSAPPSAASMRPLVVALAEHWLGVLLPLDLIQAIATWENLRDVKIGDLHLHAVATLNIRQFSHIRHVLEPMQSKGTSVVLVVDDQQALLGLIWGDRLKDKLRTVDLLKLQLVADIMDTQVMQVTTYTSLQDIARRMALTQSTCAVVVESRPNRQTASQVPFKRYPVGIITPSDLAQVTLAGCASRTPAAAIMQPIDLLIGMQDSLWRAQRHMAQLELDHLVVFCPKRHLIGVVHHADLVQHGNPIAWRSRIPSVTTIAHLHPGIQQHDAMNEPDELLCEFLPDGQLTRVNPAYCQYFGIVPDQVYQHNIFDFLPRPDRRQLTQHLKHLTPTTPMQMMEHQVVAANGEYRWQLWSDRAIFDEMGNLLRFQSVGRDTTERHQAEESLQEREAQLRQITDSVPVMIAQIDAQQRHQFVNQRYATWFNRRTDQILGRSLQEVMPSDVYDTILPYINGVLMGRTLQFEMSLADAAGRFHDMQVDYIPQQQPQGAGFYVLIQDVSDRKRAELALRDSEERFRTVADFTEDWEYWVGPDGQFLYMSPSCQRLTGYSVSEFVQDPSLLEQLVYPDDRPQVGMAQTQAMNAPTSLDFRIVTRSGHVRWLSHMSQPVYSDQGEWRGIRSSNRDITDRKRVEQELREQVHREQVLGAIAQHIRQSLKLDEILTTITTDIRNLLEVDRVIIQHLEADGTGLVIEESLANDQISMLGWIVRDPWTLEKKYLSLYQNGRVLAVEDIYAQSLKPHQQEFLEYFNIRAQLVVPLLQGETLWGLMIVQQCKVIRHWKPGEVRLLQQLATQFSIAIQQAELHEELKQANQKLQRIAFLDGLTQVANRRRFDQYLDHEWRRLMRDRQPLSLLMCDIDFFKYYNDTHGHQEGDRCLRMVANLISQLVKRPADLVARYGGEEFAVILPNTEQEGAIQVAKTIGAGVRAMEIRHEVTQISSHVTISIGVATYIPTRNNFPEILIRMADSALYEAKRQGRNTYRICSEMEGMRLGLLPGDLNGSPLRDAAGDDPAEDPAENQDGSAPLKLKQNHPDDSAND